The following coding sequences are from one Kosakonia sp. H02 window:
- the pitA gene encoding inorganic phosphate transporter PitA: MVHLFAGLDLHTGLLLVLALVFVLFYEAINGFHDTANAVATVIYTRAMRSQLAVVMAAVFNFFGVLLGGLSVAYAIVHMLPTDLLLNVSSAHGLAMVFSMLLAAIIWNLGTWYLGLPASSSHTLIGAIIGIGLTNALMSGNSVVDALNIPKVLEIFASLILSPIVGLVFAGGLIFILRRYWSSTKKRARIHMTPAEREKIDGKKKPPFWTRIALILSAIGVSFSHGANDGQKGIGLIMLVLIGVAPAGFVVNMNASGYDITRTRDAVNNVEIFFQQHPALLQKATGVDPLIPTPEEVTTQPGEFHCHPGRAIGALDRAKAMLTGIENYEQVPLEQRGQLRRIMLCLSDITDKVAKQPEVSADDQRLLKRLKGDMLSTIEYAPIWIIMAVALALGLGTMIGWRRVATTIGEKIGKKGMTYAQGMSAQMTAAVSIGLASYTGMPVSTTHVLSSSVAGTMIVDGGGLQRKTVTNILMAWVFTLPASVILSGVLYWLSLHLI; this comes from the coding sequence ATGGTACATTTGTTTGCCGGCCTGGATCTTCATACCGGGCTATTACTCGTGCTTGCTTTGGTTTTTGTTCTGTTTTACGAGGCCATTAACGGCTTCCATGACACAGCAAATGCCGTTGCAACCGTAATTTATACACGCGCTATGCGCTCTCAGCTGGCGGTTGTGATGGCGGCAGTGTTTAACTTTTTCGGCGTTTTGCTGGGTGGGTTAAGCGTTGCGTATGCCATTGTGCATATGTTGCCGACCGATTTGCTGTTAAATGTCAGCTCCGCACATGGCCTGGCGATGGTCTTTTCCATGCTGCTGGCCGCCATTATCTGGAACCTTGGCACCTGGTATCTGGGTTTGCCTGCTTCCAGTTCCCACACCCTGATTGGCGCGATTATCGGTATTGGTTTAACCAATGCGCTGATGTCGGGTAACTCTGTGGTAGACGCCTTAAATATCCCCAAAGTACTGGAAATCTTCGCATCGTTGATCCTGTCACCGATCGTCGGGCTGGTCTTTGCAGGCGGTTTGATATTTATCCTGCGTCGCTACTGGAGCAGCACCAAAAAACGCGCACGCATTCATATGACTCCGGCTGAACGCGAGAAGATCGACGGCAAGAAAAAGCCGCCGTTCTGGACGCGCATTGCGTTGATTCTCTCTGCTATTGGCGTGAGTTTCTCCCACGGTGCAAACGACGGCCAGAAAGGCATTGGCTTGATTATGCTGGTGCTGATTGGCGTCGCGCCTGCGGGCTTCGTGGTCAATATGAACGCGTCTGGTTACGACATCACCCGTACACGTGATGCGGTGAATAACGTGGAAATTTTCTTCCAGCAACATCCGGCGCTGCTGCAAAAAGCGACCGGTGTTGATCCGTTAATCCCAACGCCGGAAGAAGTGACCACCCAGCCAGGCGAGTTTCATTGCCATCCGGGCCGTGCCATTGGCGCGCTGGATCGCGCAAAAGCGATGCTGACGGGTATTGAGAATTACGAGCAGGTTCCGCTGGAACAGCGCGGTCAGCTGCGCCGTATCATGCTTTGCCTGTCGGACATTACCGATAAAGTGGCGAAACAGCCGGAAGTGAGCGCTGATGACCAACGTCTGCTGAAGAGACTGAAAGGCGATATGCTGAGCACCATCGAATATGCGCCAATCTGGATAATCATGGCCGTTGCGCTGGCGTTGGGTCTTGGCACCATGATCGGCTGGCGTCGCGTGGCAACCACTATCGGCGAGAAAATCGGTAAGAAAGGCATGACCTATGCGCAGGGGATGTCCGCACAAATGACGGCGGCGGTTTCCATCGGTCTGGCGAGCTATACCGGGATGCCGGTTTCCACCACCCATGTGCTGTCATCTTCCGTTGCCGGGACAATGATTGTTGACGGTGGCGGCCTGCAACGTAAAACCGTGACCAACATTCTGATGGCCTGGGTCTTTACCCTGCCAGCGTCGGTTATTCTTTCTGGCGTACTGTACTGGCTTTCGCTGCATCTGATTTGA
- the uspB gene encoding universal stress protein UspB: MISTVALFWALCVVCVVNMARYYSSLRALLVVLRGCDPLLYQYVDGGGFFTAHGQPSKQMRLVWYIYGQRYRDHHDDEFIRRCERVRRQFILTSSLCGLVVVSLVALMIWH, translated from the coding sequence GTGATCAGCACTGTTGCGCTGTTTTGGGCTTTATGTGTGGTGTGTGTGGTTAACATGGCGCGTTATTACTCATCGTTGCGCGCCCTGTTAGTAGTACTTCGTGGTTGCGACCCCTTGCTGTATCAATACGTGGATGGCGGCGGCTTTTTTACCGCGCATGGCCAGCCCAGTAAACAGATGCGGCTGGTGTGGTACATCTACGGCCAACGTTATCGCGATCACCATGATGACGAATTTATCCGCCGTTGTGAGCGTGTACGCCGCCAGTTCATTTTAACCAGCTCTCTCTGCGGGCTGGTGGTGGTGAGTTTGGTTGCGCTGATGATTTGGCATTGA
- the uspA gene encoding universal stress protein UspA has translation MAYKHILIAVDLSPESKLLVEKAVSMARPYNAKISLIHVDVNYSDLYTGLIDVNLGDMQKRISDETHQALTELSTNAGYPITETLSGSGDLGQVLVDAIKKYDMDLVVCGHHQDFWSKLMSSARQLINTVHVDMLIVPLRDEEED, from the coding sequence ATGGCTTACAAACACATCCTTATTGCCGTCGATCTTTCCCCCGAAAGCAAATTGCTGGTTGAGAAAGCAGTCTCCATGGCGCGTCCTTACAACGCGAAAATTTCCCTGATTCATGTCGATGTGAACTACTCCGATCTTTATACAGGCCTGATTGACGTCAACCTCGGCGATATGCAAAAACGCATCTCCGACGAAACGCACCAGGCGCTGACGGAACTCTCCACCAACGCGGGCTACCCAATTACCGAAACCCTGAGCGGCAGCGGTGATTTGGGGCAAGTTTTGGTAGACGCCATTAAAAAATACGATATGGACCTGGTGGTTTGCGGTCATCATCAGGACTTCTGGAGCAAGCTGATGTCCTCAGCGCGCCAGCTGATTAACACCGTGCATGTCGATATGCTGATTGTCCCGCTGCGCGATGAAGAAGAGGATTAA
- the rsmJ gene encoding 16S rRNA (guanine(1516)-N(2))-methyltransferase RsmJ, with translation MKICLLDETGTGDGALSVLAARFGLEQDDDNLMALVLTPLHLELRKRDEPKLGGIFVDFVAGGMAHRRKFGGGRGEAVAKAVGIKGSYLPDVVDATAGLGRDAFVLASVGCRVRMLERNPVVAALLEDGLERGYADAEIGPWLRERLALIHASSLTGLADIAPRPQVVYLDPMFPHKQKSALVKKEMRVFQSLVGPDLDADGLLAPARQLAIKRVVVKRPDYAPPLAGIATQSAVVTKSHRFDIYPGRGE, from the coding sequence TTGAAGATTTGTTTGCTGGATGAAACAGGCACCGGAGACGGTGCCTTATCTGTTCTTGCGGCCCGCTTCGGGCTGGAGCAGGACGATGATAACCTGATGGCGTTGGTGCTTACCCCGCTGCATCTTGAGCTGCGCAAACGCGATGAACCCAAACTTGGCGGCATTTTTGTCGATTTTGTCGCGGGCGGGATGGCGCACCGGCGTAAATTTGGCGGCGGTCGCGGGGAAGCGGTAGCCAAAGCGGTCGGTATTAAAGGCAGCTATTTACCGGATGTGGTAGATGCCACCGCAGGCCTTGGCCGTGACGCATTTGTGCTGGCGTCGGTCGGTTGCCGTGTGCGGATGCTGGAGCGTAACCCGGTAGTGGCCGCGCTGCTGGAAGATGGTCTCGAACGCGGTTATGCCGATGCGGAAATTGGCCCGTGGTTGCGCGAGCGGCTGGCGCTTATTCACGCCTCCAGCCTGACCGGGCTTGCGGATATCGCGCCGCGTCCGCAGGTGGTCTATCTCGATCCAATGTTCCCGCATAAGCAAAAAAGCGCGCTGGTGAAAAAAGAGATGCGCGTGTTCCAGTCGCTGGTAGGCCCGGATCTGGATGCCGATGGGTTGCTTGCGCCTGCGCGTCAGTTAGCCATTAAGCGCGTGGTGGTGAAGCGCCCGGATTATGCGCCGCCGCTGGCGGGAATTGCCACGCAATCTGCCGTGGTAACCAAAAGCCACCGTTTTGATATCTACCCCGGTCGCGGGGAATAA
- the prlC gene encoding oligopeptidase A has product MTNPLLTPFELPPFSQIRPEHVVPAVTQALDDCRNAVESVVAQGGPYTWANLCQPLAEADDRLGRLFSPVSHLNSVKNSPELREAYEQTLPLLSEYSTWVGQHEGLYNAYRDLRDGAHYDDLSVAEKKAVDNALRDFKLSGIGLPKEAQKRYGEIAARLSELGNLYSNNVLDATMGWTKLVTDEAELSGMPESALAAAKAQAEAKEQEGWLLTLDIPSYLPVMTYCDNQALREEMYRAYSTRASDQGPNAGKWDNSPVMTEILALRHELAQLLGFESYAYKSLATKMAENPSQVLEFLTDLAKRARPQGEKELAQLRAFAKAEFGVDELQPWDIGYYSEKQKQHLYSISDEQLRPYFPENRAVNGLFEVVKRIYGITAKERNDVDVWHPDVRFFELYDENNELRGSFYLDLYARENKRGGAWMDDCVGQMRRADGSLQKPVAYLTCNFNRPVNGKPALFTHDEVITLFHEFGHGLHHMLTRIETAGVAGISGVPWDAVELPSQFMENWCWEPQALAFISGHYETGEPLPQELLDKMLAAKNYQAAMFILRQLEFGLFDFRLHAEFNPEQGAKILETLAEIKRQVAVVPGPSWGRFPHAFSHIFAGGYAAGYYSYLWADVLAADAYSRFEEEGIFNRETGQSFLDNILSRGGSEEPMDLFKRFRGREPQIDAMLEHYGIEG; this is encoded by the coding sequence ATGACCAACCCATTATTGACGCCTTTCGAATTACCGCCGTTTTCTCAGATCCGTCCTGAACATGTTGTCCCTGCGGTCACGCAGGCGCTGGACGACTGCCGGAACGCGGTAGAAAGCGTTGTCGCGCAGGGCGGCCCGTATACATGGGCGAATCTTTGCCAGCCGCTGGCGGAAGCAGACGATCGCCTCGGTCGCCTCTTCTCCCCGGTCAGCCATTTAAATTCCGTGAAAAACAGCCCGGAACTGCGTGAAGCGTATGAGCAAACCCTGCCGCTGCTGTCAGAATACAGCACCTGGGTTGGGCAACATGAAGGGCTGTATAACGCGTATCGCGATTTGCGCGACGGCGCCCATTACGACGACCTGAGCGTGGCGGAGAAAAAAGCGGTCGATAACGCGCTGCGCGACTTCAAATTGTCGGGCATTGGCCTGCCAAAAGAGGCACAGAAACGTTATGGCGAAATTGCCGCGCGTCTTTCTGAACTGGGCAACCTCTACAGCAACAACGTGCTTGATGCGACGATGGGCTGGACCAAACTGGTGACCGATGAAGCGGAGCTCTCCGGGATGCCGGAAAGCGCATTAGCCGCAGCGAAAGCACAGGCCGAAGCCAAAGAGCAAGAGGGCTGGCTGTTAACGCTGGATATCCCAAGCTACCTGCCGGTGATGACCTACTGCGACAACCAGGCGCTGCGCGAAGAGATGTATCGCGCTTACAGCACGCGCGCGTCCGATCAGGGGCCGAATGCCGGTAAATGGGATAACAGCCCGGTGATGACGGAGATCCTCGCCCTGCGTCATGAACTGGCGCAACTGCTCGGTTTTGAAAGCTATGCTTATAAATCCCTGGCCACCAAAATGGCGGAAAACCCCTCGCAGGTGCTGGAGTTCTTAACGGATCTCGCTAAACGCGCTCGTCCGCAGGGCGAAAAAGAGCTGGCGCAACTGCGTGCCTTCGCTAAAGCTGAATTCGGCGTTGATGAACTGCAACCCTGGGATATCGGCTATTACAGCGAAAAACAGAAGCAGCATCTGTACAGCATCAGCGATGAGCAACTGCGCCCGTACTTCCCGGAAAACCGCGCCGTTAACGGCCTGTTCGAAGTGGTGAAACGCATTTACGGCATTACCGCTAAAGAGCGCAACGATGTGGATGTCTGGCATCCCGATGTGCGCTTCTTCGAGCTGTATGACGAAAACAACGAACTGCGCGGTAGCTTTTATCTTGATCTCTACGCCCGCGAAAACAAACGCGGTGGCGCATGGATGGATGACTGCGTCGGTCAGATGCGCCGCGCCGATGGTTCGCTGCAAAAACCGGTGGCTTATCTCACCTGTAACTTCAACCGCCCGGTTAACGGCAAACCGGCGCTGTTCACCCACGACGAAGTGATCACCCTGTTCCACGAATTTGGTCATGGCCTGCACCATATGCTGACGCGTATTGAAACCGCCGGTGTGGCGGGTATTAGCGGGGTGCCGTGGGATGCGGTCGAGCTGCCGAGCCAGTTTATGGAAAACTGGTGCTGGGAGCCGCAAGCGCTGGCGTTTATCTCCGGCCATTACGAGACCGGCGAGCCGCTGCCGCAGGAGTTGCTGGATAAAATGCTGGCGGCGAAAAACTACCAGGCGGCGATGTTTATCCTGCGCCAGCTGGAGTTCGGCCTGTTCGATTTCCGCCTGCATGCGGAGTTTAACCCTGAGCAAGGGGCGAAAATCCTCGAAACGCTGGCAGAAATCAAACGCCAGGTCGCCGTGGTGCCGGGGCCGTCATGGGGCCGCTTCCCGCACGCCTTCAGCCATATCTTCGCTGGTGGCTATGCGGCGGGTTACTACAGCTATTTGTGGGCCGATGTGCTGGCCGCCGACGCGTACTCCCGCTTTGAAGAAGAGGGAATTTTCAACCGCGAAACCGGCCAGTCATTCCTTGATAACATCCTGTCCCGTGGCGGTTCGGAAGAGCCGATGGATCTGTTCAAACGCTTCCGTGGACGTGAGCCGCAGATTGACGCGATGCTTGAGCATTATGGTATCGAAGGCTAA
- a CDS encoding 23S rRNA (adenine(2030)-N(6))-methyltransferase RlmJ encodes MLSYRHSFHAGNHADVLKHTVQSLIIEALKEKEKPFLYLDTHAGAGRYQLSGEHAERTGEYLEGIARIWQQDDLPAELEPYMNVVRHFNRGEQLRYYPGSPLIARELLREQDSLMLTELHPSDFPLLRQEFQKDERTRVARADGYQQLKAKLPPVSRRGLILIDPPYEIKTDYQAVVSGINEGYKRFATGVYALWYPVVLRQQIKRMLRDLEATGIRNILQIELGVRPDSDHRGMTASGMIVINPPWKLEAQMNNLLPWLHSKLVPAGTGHTLVTQLVPE; translated from the coding sequence ATGCTTAGTTATCGCCACAGCTTCCACGCGGGCAACCACGCCGACGTCCTCAAACACACTGTTCAGAGCCTGATCATCGAAGCGCTGAAAGAAAAAGAGAAACCGTTTCTCTATCTCGACACCCATGCGGGCGCGGGGCGCTACCAGCTTTCCGGCGAGCACGCGGAACGCACCGGTGAGTATCTGGAAGGCATCGCACGTATCTGGCAACAAGACGATCTCCCCGCCGAGCTGGAACCTTATATGAACGTGGTGCGTCACTTTAATCGTGGCGAGCAGTTGCGTTACTACCCCGGTTCACCGCTGATTGCCCGCGAACTGCTGCGCGAGCAGGACAGCCTGATGCTGACCGAACTGCACCCGAGCGATTTCCCGCTGCTGCGCCAGGAGTTCCAGAAAGACGAGCGCACTCGCGTTGCGCGCGCCGACGGCTATCAGCAATTAAAAGCCAAACTGCCGCCGGTTTCCCGCCGTGGCCTGATCCTTATCGACCCGCCGTATGAAATCAAAACCGACTACCAGGCGGTGGTGAGCGGGATTAACGAAGGTTACAAACGGTTTGCCACCGGTGTTTACGCCCTGTGGTATCCGGTGGTGTTACGCCAGCAAATCAAACGTATGCTGCGCGATCTGGAAGCCACCGGCATTCGCAATATTCTGCAAATCGAGCTGGGCGTGCGCCCGGACAGCGATCACCGCGGCATGACCGCCTCCGGCATGATTGTTATCAACCCGCCGTGGAAGCTGGAAGCGCAAATGAATAACCTTCTGCCGTGGCTGCACAGCAAACTGGTGCCGGCCGGGACCGGTCATACGCTGGTCACGCAACTGGTGCCTGAGTAA
- the gorA gene encoding glutathione-disulfide reductase codes for MSKHYDYLAIGGGSGGIASINRAAMYGQKCALIEAKELGGTCVNVGCVPKKVMWHAAQISEAIHLYGPDYGFDTTVNHFDWGKLVASRSAYIDRIHTSYDNVLGKNNVDVIRGFARFVDANTVEVNGETITADHILIATGGRPSHPDIPGAEYGIDSDGFFALPALPKRVAVVGAGYIAVELAGVINGLGAEAHLFVRKHAPLRTFDPMISDTLVEVMAAEGPALHTHAVPKSVVKNADNSLTLTLEDGRTQTVDCLIWAIGREPSTDNFNLAATGVKTNNKGYIEVDKFQNTSVPGIYAVGDNTGAVELTPVAVAAGRRLSERLFNNKPDEHLDYSNIPTVVFSHPPIGTVGLTEPQAREQYGDDQVKIYKSSFTAMYTAVTSHRQPCRMKLVCVGPEEKIVGIHGIGSGMDEMLQGFAVALKMGATKKDFDNTVAIHPTAAEEFVTMR; via the coding sequence ATGAGCAAACATTACGACTACCTCGCCATCGGCGGCGGCAGCGGCGGTATTGCCTCGATCAACCGCGCCGCCATGTATGGTCAAAAATGCGCACTGATCGAAGCAAAAGAGCTGGGCGGCACCTGCGTGAACGTCGGTTGTGTACCGAAAAAAGTGATGTGGCACGCCGCGCAAATCTCAGAAGCCATTCATCTGTACGGCCCGGATTACGGCTTTGATACCACCGTAAATCACTTCGACTGGGGCAAGCTGGTTGCCAGTCGCAGCGCCTATATCGATCGTATTCACACCTCCTATGACAACGTGCTGGGCAAAAACAACGTTGATGTCATTCGCGGCTTTGCCCGTTTTGTCGATGCCAACACCGTGGAAGTAAACGGCGAGACGATCACCGCCGATCACATCCTGATCGCGACAGGTGGCCGCCCGAGCCACCCGGATATTCCCGGCGCAGAATACGGCATTGATTCCGACGGCTTCTTCGCCCTGCCCGCGCTGCCAAAACGCGTTGCAGTGGTGGGCGCAGGCTATATCGCCGTTGAACTGGCGGGCGTCATTAACGGCCTCGGCGCCGAGGCGCACCTGTTTGTGCGTAAACATGCCCCGCTGCGCACCTTTGATCCGATGATTTCCGACACGCTGGTGGAAGTGATGGCCGCCGAAGGCCCGGCGCTGCACACCCATGCGGTGCCGAAATCGGTGGTAAAAAACGCCGACAACAGCCTGACGCTAACGCTGGAAGATGGCCGCACGCAGACCGTGGATTGCCTGATTTGGGCGATTGGTCGCGAGCCTTCGACGGATAACTTCAACCTGGCCGCGACCGGGGTGAAAACCAACAACAAAGGTTACATTGAAGTCGATAAGTTCCAGAACACCAGCGTGCCAGGCATCTATGCGGTGGGCGATAACACCGGCGCAGTGGAACTGACTCCCGTTGCCGTGGCCGCTGGCCGCCGTCTCTCCGAGCGTCTGTTTAATAACAAGCCGGACGAACATCTGGACTACAGCAACATTCCAACCGTGGTGTTCAGCCATCCGCCGATCGGCACAGTCGGGTTAACCGAACCGCAGGCACGCGAGCAGTATGGCGACGACCAGGTGAAAATCTACAAATCCTCGTTCACGGCGATGTACACCGCCGTGACGTCCCACCGCCAGCCGTGCCGTATGAAGCTGGTTTGCGTAGGGCCGGAAGAGAAGATTGTCGGCATTCACGGTATCGGCTCCGGCATGGATGAGATGCTGCAAGGCTTCGCTGTGGCGCTGAAAATGGGTGCCACCAAAAAAGACTTCGACAACACCGTCGCTATCCACCCGACGGCGGCGGAAGAGTTTGTCACCATGCGTTAA
- a CDS encoding dipeptidase translates to MVPRFPVFDGHNDLLLRLWIEQQHTPVEQVFRGLTGGHLDFPRMQQAGFAGGLFAVFVPPARYVAGQRGISLADAQALHDPLRISHQQIDLFYRMVEASQGKMAVCHSVREIEQCLQNGTIALVLHIEGADALDAELTRLDAFTGRGVRSIGPFWNLPNAFGEGVNGQFPGSSDTGPGLNEAGKALIRACNQQRIMIDLSHMNERAFWDTAALSTAPLVATHSNAHALCPQPRNLTDAQLEAIAASDGLVGVNFGTAFLRADGQRNGNTSLTKIFQHIEYLLTKLGEDRVAFGSDFDGIDLPDELGDVTGLPRLMAVLAKSGVSQAQAEKLAWRNWLRVLKMTWGD, encoded by the coding sequence ATGGTTCCCCGGTTCCCGGTTTTTGATGGTCACAATGATTTGCTGCTGCGTCTGTGGATTGAGCAGCAGCACACCCCGGTTGAACAGGTTTTTCGCGGCCTGACCGGCGGTCATCTCGATTTCCCCCGCATGCAACAAGCCGGGTTCGCCGGTGGATTGTTCGCCGTCTTTGTTCCCCCCGCCCGCTACGTAGCCGGGCAGCGCGGCATCTCCCTTGCTGACGCGCAGGCTTTGCACGATCCGCTGCGCATCAGCCACCAGCAAATCGATCTCTTTTACCGCATGGTTGAAGCCTCGCAGGGCAAAATGGCGGTGTGCCACAGCGTGCGTGAGATTGAGCAGTGCCTGCAAAACGGTACGATTGCCCTGGTGTTGCACATTGAAGGCGCGGACGCGCTGGATGCAGAGCTAACCCGGCTGGATGCGTTCACCGGGCGCGGGGTGCGCAGTATTGGCCCGTTCTGGAACCTTCCCAACGCATTTGGGGAAGGGGTTAACGGCCAGTTTCCCGGCTCATCGGATACCGGGCCGGGGCTGAACGAGGCGGGAAAAGCGCTTATTCGCGCCTGTAATCAGCAGCGCATTATGATCGATCTGTCGCATATGAACGAACGCGCATTCTGGGACACCGCCGCGCTCAGCACTGCGCCGCTGGTTGCCACCCATTCCAACGCCCACGCTCTGTGCCCGCAGCCGCGAAACCTGACCGATGCGCAGTTGGAAGCCATCGCCGCCAGCGACGGGCTGGTCGGCGTGAACTTCGGCACCGCCTTTTTGCGTGCCGATGGTCAGCGCAACGGTAACACGTCTTTAACGAAAATTTTTCAACACATCGAGTATCTGCTAACTAAACTTGGTGAAGATCGCGTGGCATTTGGTTCAGATTTTGACGGTATTGACCTGCCGGATGAGCTGGGCGATGTCACGGGGTTGCCGCGACTCATGGCCGTGCTGGCGAAGTCCGGTGTCAGCCAGGCACAGGCAGAAAAGCTGGCCTGGCGAAACTGGCTGCGGGTTTTAAAAATGACCTGGGGTGACTGA
- the pqqA gene encoding pyrroloquinoline quinone precursor peptide PqqA produces the protein MWTKPTFVDLRLGLEVTLYISNR, from the coding sequence ATGTGGACGAAACCAACGTTTGTTGATCTGCGCCTGGGTCTGGAAGTCACGCTCTACATTTCCAACCGCTAA
- the pqqB gene encoding pyrroloquinoline quinone biosynthesis protein PqqB: protein MLITVLGSAAGGGFPQWNCNCPNCASVRNGTMKTSARTQSSIAISDDGKNWVLCNASPDISHQLRATPALNKPELLRGTGIGSIILTDSQIDHSAGLLSLREGCPHHVWCTKEVHDDLSSGFPVFPMLSHWNGGLIHHVIAPQERFQVTVCPELHFTAIPLLSNAPPYSQYRNRPLPGHNVALFVEESNSGKSLLYAPGLGEPDDTIMPWLQRADCLLIDGTLWRDNELSATGVGSHTGKEMGHLALAEEHGLTALLASLPAGRKILIHINNTNPILNEESPERRCLEQQGIEVSWDGMVIAL, encoded by the coding sequence ATGCTGATTACTGTTCTGGGTTCGGCGGCAGGCGGCGGCTTTCCCCAGTGGAACTGCAACTGCCCTAACTGCGCGAGTGTGCGTAACGGCACCATGAAAACCTCAGCGCGGACGCAATCTTCCATTGCGATAAGCGATGACGGCAAAAACTGGGTGCTGTGCAATGCCTCGCCCGATATCAGCCACCAGTTACGCGCCACGCCTGCACTGAATAAACCTGAGTTGCTGCGCGGCACCGGCATCGGGTCGATTATCCTCACCGATAGCCAGATTGATCACAGCGCAGGGCTGCTCAGCTTACGCGAAGGCTGCCCGCATCATGTCTGGTGCACAAAAGAGGTGCACGACGATCTCAGCAGTGGTTTCCCGGTCTTTCCGATGCTGAGCCACTGGAACGGCGGGCTGATCCATCACGTGATTGCGCCGCAGGAACGCTTTCAGGTCACGGTCTGCCCGGAACTGCACTTTACCGCCATTCCGCTACTGAGCAACGCGCCGCCCTACTCGCAATACCGCAACCGGCCGCTGCCGGGCCACAACGTGGCGCTGTTTGTCGAAGAGAGCAATAGCGGTAAAAGCCTGCTGTACGCGCCCGGTCTCGGCGAGCCTGACGACACGATCATGCCCTGGTTGCAACGCGCCGATTGCCTGTTAATCGACGGCACGCTGTGGCGCGATAACGAACTGAGCGCCACTGGCGTTGGCAGTCACACTGGCAAAGAGATGGGGCACCTGGCATTAGCGGAGGAGCATGGCCTGACGGCGCTGCTGGCCTCGCTGCCCGCCGGGCGCAAGATCCTTATTCACATTAACAATACCAACCCGATCCTCAACGAAGAGTCCCCGGAGCGACGCTGCCTTGAGCAACAAGGCATTGAAGTCAGCTGGGACGGGATGGTTATCGCGTTATAA
- the pqqC gene encoding pyrroloquinoline-quinone synthase PqqC: MTEATRLTPDEFETALRAKGQYYHIHHPYHIAMHNGEATREQIQGWVANRFYYQTSIPLKDAAIMANCPHPDVRRQWVQRILDHDGDADNEGGIEAWLRLGEAVGLTRESLLSEERVLPGVRFAVDAYVNFARRASWQEAACSSLTELFAPQIHQSRLDSWPQHYSWIEPQGYDYFRSRLAQARRDVEHGLSLALTYCDTAEKQQRMLEILQFKLDILWSMLDAMTLAYSLDRAPYHTVTREAVWHTRRLV, from the coding sequence ATGACTGAAGCAACACGGCTAACGCCGGACGAGTTTGAAACCGCGTTGCGGGCGAAGGGGCAGTACTATCATATTCATCACCCTTATCACATCGCCATGCACAACGGCGAGGCAACGCGGGAGCAGATTCAGGGCTGGGTGGCGAACCGGTTTTACTACCAGACCAGCATTCCGCTTAAAGACGCGGCGATTATGGCGAATTGCCCGCACCCGGATGTGCGCCGCCAGTGGGTGCAACGCATTCTCGATCATGATGGCGATGCCGACAACGAAGGCGGCATTGAAGCCTGGCTGCGTCTTGGCGAAGCGGTGGGGTTAACCCGTGAAAGCCTGCTTTCTGAAGAACGGGTGCTGCCCGGCGTGCGTTTTGCGGTCGATGCCTACGTCAACTTTGCCCGCCGCGCCAGTTGGCAGGAAGCAGCGTGCAGTTCACTAACCGAGCTGTTCGCCCCGCAAATCCATCAATCGCGCCTCGACAGTTGGCCGCAACACTACAGCTGGATTGAACCGCAGGGTTATGACTATTTCCGCAGCCGGCTTGCTCAGGCGCGGCGCGACGTCGAACACGGTCTGTCGCTGGCGCTGACGTATTGCGATACCGCCGAAAAGCAGCAACGCATGCTGGAGATCCTGCAATTCAAACTCGACATTTTGTGGAGCATGCTTGATGCCATGACGCTGGCCTACAGCCTGGATCGCGCGCCCTATCACACCGTGACCCGCGAGGCGGTGTGGCACACAAGGAGGCTGGTGTAA
- the pqqD gene encoding pyrroloquinoline quinone biosynthesis peptide chaperone PqqD, which yields MQQRHIPQFRRGYRLQWEAAQDCHVILYPEGMAKLNDSATAILSQVDGSKSVGEIIAALQARFPHADGLPADVLEFLAQAYEQKWVIFRE from the coding sequence ATTCAACAGCGCCACATTCCGCAATTTCGCCGGGGTTATCGCCTGCAATGGGAAGCGGCGCAGGATTGCCACGTTATTCTCTACCCTGAAGGGATGGCAAAACTGAACGACAGCGCGACGGCAATCTTGTCGCAGGTTGACGGCAGCAAAAGCGTGGGCGAGATTATCGCCGCCTTGCAGGCCCGTTTTCCCCACGCCGATGGACTGCCCGCCGATGTGCTGGAATTCCTCGCCCAGGCGTACGAACAAAAGTGGGTGATATTCCGTGAATAA